A DNA window from bacterium contains the following coding sequences:
- a CDS encoding membrane dipeptidase produces the protein MLIVDSHLDLALNALQGNRDLLESAYTVRVLERSMRGPGRAQGTVGFPEMRRGRVALCITTVLARSTGRPEPHIDYPTPAQAHGIAKGHLAYYHALERQGHLRIVRDAAQLDAHMAEWRDWDTRRPGDEDGATPPLGAVITMESADPVLEPATLGEWWNGGLRLLGPAHFGPGRYAGGTGCEDGLTDLGPALLAEMARLGIALDVSHFSDRAFWEALSKYDGPVHASHNNCRALNPHQRQLTDEQIRAVVERGGVIGIVPGCWQLKPGWRNGDSNEGVSLADVVPHIDRICEIAGNARHAGIGSDLDGGVGREGFAHDLDTIADLQKIAGLLAGRGYSADDVAAIMHGNWCGFLRRAWTPSSRGGAAGAAERR, from the coding sequence ATGCTCATCGTCGACAGCCACCTGGACCTGGCGCTTAACGCGCTCCAGGGCAATCGCGACCTGCTGGAGTCGGCGTACACGGTCCGCGTGCTGGAGCGGTCGATGCGGGGCCCGGGACGCGCGCAGGGCACGGTCGGGTTCCCGGAGATGCGCCGCGGCAGGGTCGCGCTGTGCATTACCACCGTACTCGCGCGCTCCACCGGCCGCCCGGAGCCGCATATCGACTACCCGACGCCCGCGCAGGCGCACGGAATCGCGAAGGGCCACCTCGCCTACTACCACGCCCTGGAGCGCCAGGGACACCTCCGCATCGTGCGCGACGCGGCGCAGCTCGACGCGCACATGGCCGAATGGCGCGACTGGGACACCCGGCGTCCCGGCGACGAAGACGGCGCGACTCCGCCGCTCGGCGCGGTCATCACGATGGAGAGTGCGGACCCGGTCCTCGAGCCGGCGACGCTCGGCGAGTGGTGGAACGGCGGCCTCCGCCTTCTCGGCCCGGCGCACTTCGGCCCGGGCAGGTACGCGGGCGGCACGGGCTGCGAAGACGGATTGACCGATCTCGGCCCCGCGCTGCTGGCCGAGATGGCGCGCCTCGGGATCGCGCTCGACGTCTCGCACTTCTCGGACCGCGCGTTCTGGGAGGCGCTTTCGAAGTATGACGGCCCGGTGCACGCAAGCCACAACAACTGCCGGGCGCTCAACCCCCACCAGCGGCAGCTCACCGATGAGCAGATCCGCGCCGTCGTCGAGCGCGGCGGGGTCATCGGCATCGTCCCCGGCTGCTGGCAGCTCAAGCCCGGTTGGCGGAACGGCGACAGCAACGAGGGCGTGAGCCTCGCGGACGTCGTGCCGCACATCGACCGCATCTGCGAGATCGCGGGGAACGCGCGCCACGCCGGTATCGGCAGCGACCTGGACGGTGGGGTGGGCCGCGAAGGGTTCGCGCACGACCTGGACACCATCGCGGATCTGCAGAAAATCGCGGGCCTGCTCGCCGGCCGTGGGTACAGCGCCGATGACGTCGCGGCGATCATGCACGGCAACTGGTGCGGATTCCTCCGGCGCGCGTGGACCCCGTCTTCGCGGGGCGGTGCTGCCGGCGCGGCGGAACGCCGCTAG
- a CDS encoding beta-propeller fold lactonase family protein, giving the protein MPTVVYVANADSREIFVAHLDNATGAVDVIQRAPVPGVVMPLAISPDRRFLYACLRSEPFSAATLRIDPATGALSLLATAPLPDNMAYLAVDRTGRFLFGASYSGDKISVNPIGRDGLVGAAPLQILATDRHPHSIMTDPSNSHLFVPCLGGDVILQYTFDSTTGRLTPSAPRAAEAAPKAGPRHLVFHPNRRFAYCTNELDATVAAYRLDEAAGTLGPIGAWSLLPSGHRGGAPFAAADIHITPDGRRLYASERASNTLSGFRIAAETGALAPAGNVPTEDKPRGFNVDPRGRYLLAVGQASNQMTCYAIDPDTGALAPRHRYPMGENPNWVEILDLP; this is encoded by the coding sequence ATGCCCACGGTTGTGTACGTCGCCAATGCCGACAGCCGCGAAATCTTTGTCGCGCACCTCGACAACGCGACCGGCGCGGTGGACGTGATTCAGCGGGCGCCGGTCCCGGGCGTGGTCATGCCGCTCGCGATCAGTCCGGACCGGCGGTTCCTCTACGCCTGCCTCCGTTCGGAACCGTTCTCGGCCGCGACCCTCAGGATCGATCCGGCGACCGGCGCGCTGAGTCTGCTCGCGACCGCACCGCTGCCGGACAACATGGCGTATCTGGCCGTCGACCGGACGGGGCGGTTCCTCTTCGGCGCGTCGTACTCGGGCGATAAAATCTCGGTCAACCCCATCGGCCGCGACGGGTTGGTGGGGGCCGCGCCGCTGCAGATCCTCGCGACGGACCGGCACCCCCACTCGATCATGACCGACCCGTCGAACAGCCACCTCTTCGTCCCGTGCCTCGGCGGTGACGTGATTTTGCAGTACACGTTCGACTCCACGACGGGACGCCTCACGCCCAGCGCACCGCGCGCCGCGGAGGCAGCACCGAAGGCCGGACCGCGCCATCTTGTGTTCCATCCGAATCGCCGGTTCGCGTACTGCACGAACGAGCTCGACGCGACGGTGGCAGCCTACCGCCTCGATGAAGCGGCGGGGACGCTCGGGCCGATCGGCGCATGGAGCCTGCTGCCGTCCGGCCATCGGGGCGGCGCGCCCTTCGCGGCCGCGGATATTCACATAACGCCGGACGGCCGCCGTCTCTATGCCTCCGAGCGGGCGTCGAACACCCTCTCTGGTTTCAGGATCGCCGCCGAAACCGGCGCGCTCGCGCCGGCGGGCAACGTTCCGACCGAGGACAAGCCGCGGGGCTTCAACGTCGATCCGCGGGGACGGTATCTCCTCGCGGTGGGGCAGGCATCGAACCAGATGACGTGCTACGCGATCGATCCGGACACCGGCGCCCTTGCGCCACGGCACCGCTACCCGATGGGCGAGAATCCCAACTGGGTTGAGATCCTCGATCTCCCCTAA
- a CDS encoding VOC family protein gives MQKITPFLWFDDQAEEAARFYTSVFKNSKLGNVSRYGDAGPGPKGRVMVAQFQLEGQDFLALNGGPQFKFTEAVSFVVNCETQDEVDYFWEKLSEGGRTSQCGWLKDKFGLSWQIVPTAIGSLLGGKDPAKSQRAMQAMLQMSKIDIAALQRAYDQG, from the coding sequence ATGCAGAAGATCACGCCGTTCCTGTGGTTCGACGATCAGGCCGAAGAGGCCGCGCGCTTTTATACGTCCGTCTTCAAGAACTCGAAACTGGGAAACGTCAGCCGCTACGGAGACGCGGGGCCCGGACCGAAGGGACGGGTGATGGTGGCGCAATTTCAGCTCGAGGGACAGGACTTCTTGGCGCTGAACGGCGGTCCGCAGTTCAAATTCACGGAAGCCGTCTCGTTCGTCGTGAACTGTGAGACCCAGGACGAAGTCGATTACTTTTGGGAGAAGCTGTCCGAGGGCGGCCGCACCAGCCAGTGCGGGTGGCTGAAAGACAAGTTCGGACTGTCCTGGCAGATCGTGCCCACGGCAATAGGCAGCCTGCTCGGAGGCAAGGATCCGGCGAAGTCGCAGCGGGCCATGCAGGCCATGCTGCAGATGAGCAAAATCGATATCGCGGCCCTGCAGCGGGCATACGATCAGGGCTAG
- a CDS encoding thiamine pyrophosphate-binding protein, translating to MTLRGAHLALRCLKLEGVRRLFTIVGDTILPLCDAAVDEGLELVDTRHEAAALHMADAWTRVTGEPAVALVTGGPGFANAISALPPIHASESPVILLAGCGELAERGMYGFQEIDQVGLAAPATKGSWMVLDRRRIPDMVATAFRTALEGHRGPVHLTIPIDIQEEPITDADLPKYSPREYRHAGRAQGDPALVGDAVAILRGAERPVVIAANAARPSVSRRSLTEFIEETGLPCFTVDQARGLLSDDHPLCFGYADPALNEAARHFREADAVLLLGKRLDHRYRYGMPPFFHPAAKLIQADPSPAEIGRNRGVHVGIAGDLGAIVEQMTAAAAGGRWNSAAAWRQQLAKTRDAQRRRFEALGTDEAPLHAMRVLRDVDAVTNDNTVLVVDGGDFAGWGRSYLKARNPGGWLRLGPLGQLGCGIPYAIAAKLARPEADVLLLIGDGSFGFYGIEYDTAVRHGAAFTAVMGHDALWGIDRNFQLAYYGRAVGTELRPARYDKMVDALGGYGEHVEEAAGVAPAIRRARESGKASLVSVAIRNTPCPLADAMMARKGARPSAR from the coding sequence ATGACCCTGCGGGGAGCGCACCTCGCGCTCCGTTGCCTCAAACTCGAAGGCGTCCGGCGGCTGTTCACGATCGTCGGCGATACCATTCTGCCGCTCTGCGACGCCGCGGTGGACGAAGGGTTGGAGCTCGTGGACACGCGCCATGAGGCGGCGGCGCTGCATATGGCGGACGCGTGGACGAGGGTGACCGGCGAGCCGGCAGTGGCGCTCGTGACCGGCGGCCCCGGCTTCGCCAACGCGATCTCGGCGCTGCCCCCGATCCATGCCAGCGAGAGTCCGGTCATTCTCCTGGCCGGGTGCGGGGAACTCGCCGAGCGCGGGATGTACGGGTTCCAGGAGATCGATCAGGTCGGGCTCGCCGCGCCCGCGACCAAGGGCTCCTGGATGGTGCTGGACCGGCGCCGCATCCCCGACATGGTCGCGACCGCGTTCCGCACCGCGCTCGAGGGGCACCGGGGGCCGGTGCATCTCACGATCCCGATCGACATCCAGGAAGAGCCGATCACCGACGCGGACCTGCCGAAATACTCGCCACGGGAATACCGTCACGCCGGCCGCGCCCAGGGCGACCCGGCCCTCGTTGGGGACGCGGTCGCGATCCTGCGCGGCGCGGAGCGGCCGGTCGTCATCGCCGCGAACGCCGCGCGGCCGTCCGTCTCGCGGCGGAGCCTTACCGAGTTCATCGAAGAGACGGGCCTGCCGTGCTTCACCGTCGACCAGGCGCGCGGCCTCCTCTCGGACGATCACCCGCTGTGCTTCGGCTACGCGGATCCGGCCCTCAACGAGGCCGCGAGGCATTTCCGCGAAGCGGACGCCGTTCTGCTGCTGGGCAAGCGCCTCGACCACCGGTACCGCTACGGGATGCCCCCGTTCTTTCATCCGGCCGCCAAGCTGATTCAGGCCGATCCCTCGCCCGCGGAGATCGGGCGGAACCGCGGCGTGCACGTGGGGATCGCCGGCGATCTCGGCGCGATCGTGGAGCAGATGACCGCCGCCGCGGCCGGAGGACGGTGGAACAGCGCCGCGGCTTGGCGGCAGCAGCTCGCGAAGACGCGGGACGCCCAGCGCCGCCGCTTCGAAGCGCTCGGCACGGACGAGGCGCCGCTTCACGCGATGAGGGTGCTGCGCGACGTCGACGCGGTCACGAACGACAACACCGTGCTCGTCGTCGACGGCGGTGACTTCGCGGGGTGGGGCCGCAGCTACCTCAAAGCCCGGAACCCCGGCGGGTGGCTGCGGCTCGGGCCGCTCGGACAATTGGGCTGCGGCATCCCCTACGCGATCGCGGCGAAGCTCGCGCGGCCGGAGGCGGACGTCCTGCTCCTCATTGGCGACGGATCGTTCGGATTCTACGGCATCGAGTACGACACGGCGGTCCGGCACGGGGCGGCCTTCACCGCGGTGATGGGCCACGACGCCCTGTGGGGGATCGACCGTAACTTTCAGCTGGCGTATTACGGCCGGGCGGTCGGGACGGAGCTGCGGCCGGCGCGCTACGACAAGATGGTGGATGCGTTAGGCGGGTATGGCGAGCACGTTGAGGAAGCGGCCGGCGTCGCGCCGGCGATCCGGCGGGCCCGCGAGTCGGGAAAGGCCTCGCTCGTGAGCGTGGCCATCCGCAACACGCCGTGCCCGCTCGCCGACGCGATGATGGCCCGGAAAGGCGCTAGGCCTTCGGCGCGATAA
- a CDS encoding aldo/keto reductase yields MPDPVPPVPTAAAAGTTVLGGDLRVARLGFGALRILGRGGLGPPRDRARALGVLRRAVDLGITLIDTADSYGPGVSEELIAEALHPYPAGLVIATKAGFIRPGGAWVARGRPAHLREALEGSLRRLRLERIDLYQLHTVDPKVPIEESVGTLAEMQAQGKIRHIGVSNVSVEELRRAQAVARIVSVQNEYSLAERESDDVVDVCAREGLAFLPWAPLAAARRGGKTLAANLAKVALKRAATPAQVALAWLLRRSPAVLPIPGTGSPEHLEENVAAAGLRLSDEEYETLARL; encoded by the coding sequence ATGCCCGACCCCGTTCCCCCCGTTCCGACCGCGGCGGCCGCCGGCACGACCGTCCTCGGCGGCGATCTGCGCGTCGCGCGGCTCGGTTTCGGCGCGCTTCGCATCCTCGGACGCGGAGGTCTGGGACCGCCGCGTGACCGCGCCCGCGCCCTCGGCGTCCTACGGCGGGCGGTCGATCTCGGGATTACGCTCATCGACACCGCGGATTCGTACGGCCCGGGCGTCTCCGAAGAATTGATCGCCGAGGCGCTGCACCCGTATCCGGCGGGGCTCGTCATCGCGACGAAAGCGGGGTTCATCCGTCCGGGAGGGGCGTGGGTGGCGAGGGGCCGGCCCGCGCACCTGCGCGAGGCGCTGGAGGGCAGCCTCCGCCGCCTGCGGCTCGAGCGCATCGACCTCTATCAACTGCACACGGTGGACCCCAAGGTGCCGATCGAAGAGTCGGTCGGGACGCTCGCGGAGATGCAGGCGCAGGGCAAGATCCGGCACATCGGGGTCTCCAACGTCTCGGTCGAGGAACTGCGCCGGGCGCAGGCCGTCGCCCGCATCGTCTCCGTGCAGAACGAGTACAGCCTCGCCGAACGGGAATCCGACGACGTCGTCGACGTGTGCGCGCGCGAGGGGCTGGCCTTTCTGCCCTGGGCCCCACTGGCCGCCGCGCGGCGCGGTGGCAAGACGCTCGCGGCGAACCTCGCGAAGGTCGCGTTGAAACGGGCGGCCACCCCGGCGCAGGTGGCGCTCGCGTGGCTCTTGCGCCGCTCGCCCGCGGTGCTCCCGATCCCGGGCACCGGGTCGCCGGAGCATTTGGAGGAGAACGTGGCCGCGGCGGGGCTGCGGCTCAGCGACGAGGAATACGAGACCCTGGCCCGACTCTAG
- a CDS encoding serine hydrolase, which translates to MITARGQLAASLDELCAAQPFETGWYFKDLRGGASANRRGDVVVPSASTRKISILMAALRDVHAGRLALDQRIAIESRYQISDSGCLQHFRPGSTLTLHDFLVMMIIVSDNVCTGTIADLVGLDRINELCRSIGMAGTTHRAGIPTEDYPLMPPGQVPPHDVGRLNATTPADVGHLLEAILRGTEDEAAADRLGSTPALCRYAIDILSWQNLIARLPALLPTGTKVAHKTGTGGNAVCDCGIIFQNDRPLFVLTVYTYPVPRVLANGEPGKAVATAHIARLSRTCWDALAAPS; encoded by the coding sequence ATGATCACGGCGCGCGGCCAACTCGCGGCCTCGCTCGACGAGCTGTGCGCGGCGCAGCCGTTCGAGACCGGCTGGTATTTCAAGGATCTGCGCGGCGGCGCGTCGGCGAACCGGCGGGGCGACGTGGTGGTACCGTCGGCGAGCACGCGCAAAATCTCGATACTGATGGCGGCGCTGCGGGACGTCCACGCCGGGCGCCTCGCGCTCGATCAGCGGATTGCGATCGAATCACGGTACCAGATCAGCGACAGCGGCTGCCTGCAGCACTTCCGCCCCGGCTCGACGCTCACGCTCCACGACTTTCTCGTCATGATGATCATCGTGAGCGACAACGTGTGCACCGGCACGATCGCCGACCTGGTCGGCCTCGACCGGATCAACGAGCTCTGCCGCTCGATCGGCATGGCCGGCACGACCCACCGCGCCGGCATCCCCACCGAAGACTACCCGCTGATGCCGCCCGGCCAGGTCCCGCCGCACGACGTGGGCCGCCTGAACGCGACCACCCCGGCGGACGTCGGGCATCTGCTCGAGGCCATCCTGCGCGGCACGGAGGACGAGGCCGCCGCGGACCGTCTCGGTTCCACGCCGGCGCTCTGCCGGTACGCGATCGATATCCTGAGCTGGCAGAATCTGATCGCCCGCCTGCCCGCGCTGCTGCCGACCGGGACCAAGGTGGCGCACAAGACCGGCACCGGGGGCAACGCCGTGTGCGACTGCGGCATCATCTTCCAGAACGACCGGCCGCTGTTCGTCCTGACCGTCTACACCTATCCCGTGCCGCGCGTGCTGGCGAACGGCGAACCGGGCAAGGCCGTCGCGACCGCGCACATCGCGCGGCTGAGCCGGACGTGTTGGGACGCTCTGGCCGCACCATCGTAA
- a CDS encoding spore germination protein GerW family protein, with protein MFEEILNRFGEIHERATVKTVFGEPYQVAGRTIIPVAKVSFGFGFGGGRGDAKDGGGEKSGPSGAGGGGGGRVSVRPVAVLEVGPDGTKVKPIVDVARLAVAGMMLVAWNVFWVTYTVRRCKAR; from the coding sequence ATGTTCGAGGAGATCCTGAACCGGTTCGGCGAGATCCACGAGCGGGCCACGGTGAAGACGGTGTTCGGCGAGCCGTATCAGGTCGCTGGCCGCACGATCATTCCCGTGGCGAAGGTGTCGTTCGGCTTCGGGTTCGGCGGCGGGCGCGGCGATGCGAAAGACGGCGGCGGGGAAAAGTCCGGCCCCAGCGGCGCGGGCGGGGGCGGCGGCGGACGGGTGTCGGTGAGGCCCGTGGCGGTGCTCGAGGTCGGCCCCGACGGGACGAAGGTGAAGCCCATCGTCGACGTGGCGCGGCTGGCGGTCGCCGGCATGATGCTGGTCGCATGGAACGTCTTCTGGGTCACGTACACCGTGCGCCGCTGCAAGGCACGGTGA
- a CDS encoding FAD-binding oxidoreductase has protein sequence MTDRSESSGGTVDEAAVRELRGQLAGDVIVPDDDGYDAARAVWNGYIDRRPRVVVRCRGVADVLAAVRFARAQTLLTAVRGGGHNVAGFGTCDGGIVIDLAPMKGVRVDPEARTARAQPGLTWGEFDRETQAFGLATTGGLVTTTGIAGFTLGGGIGWLMRKHGLTIDNLISADVVTADGRLVTANAASHPDLLWALRGGGGNFGIVTSFEYRLHPVGPIVVGGAVFHPAEKAREVLRFYNRWVATLPDEMTSMAAFITAPPLPFIPQSLHGTPMLAVAVCYAGPVEDGQRVAQPLVSFGPPAVAHVGPVPYTILQGMFDASAPRGIHSYWKTHYVADLSDAAIDALTAETAKMRPLSPFTTLHIHHLEGAVSRVNPDATAFRHRAPRYAMNVVGLWTAAEPAEPHIAWVRRTFDAVQPFATGAPYLNFLGDEGADRVRAAYGSETYDRLAKIKERYDPANFFRVNQNIRPAAPARA, from the coding sequence ATGACAGACAGGTCCGAGAGCAGTGGCGGCACCGTGGACGAGGCCGCGGTCCGGGAGTTGAGAGGACAGCTCGCCGGCGACGTCATCGTCCCGGACGACGACGGCTACGACGCCGCCCGCGCGGTGTGGAACGGGTACATCGACAGGCGGCCCCGCGTCGTCGTCCGGTGCCGGGGGGTCGCCGACGTTCTTGCCGCCGTCCGGTTTGCCCGGGCGCAGACCTTGCTAACGGCCGTTCGCGGCGGAGGGCACAACGTCGCCGGCTTCGGTACATGCGATGGAGGAATCGTGATCGACCTGGCTCCCATGAAGGGGGTGCGGGTGGACCCGGAGGCGCGGACGGCACGCGCGCAGCCGGGGCTTACCTGGGGCGAGTTCGACCGCGAAACGCAGGCCTTCGGCCTCGCGACGACCGGCGGGCTCGTGACCACAACCGGGATCGCGGGATTCACGCTCGGCGGCGGCATCGGATGGCTCATGCGAAAACACGGTCTCACCATCGACAATCTGATCTCCGCCGACGTCGTGACCGCGGACGGCCGGCTCGTGACCGCGAACGCCGCGAGCCATCCCGATCTCCTTTGGGCCCTGCGGGGCGGCGGCGGGAACTTCGGCATCGTGACCTCGTTCGAATACCGGCTCCATCCGGTGGGCCCCATCGTGGTGGGCGGCGCCGTCTTCCATCCGGCCGAGAAGGCCCGCGAGGTGCTGCGCTTCTACAACCGGTGGGTCGCCACGCTGCCGGACGAAATGACGTCCATGGCGGCGTTCATCACCGCCCCGCCCCTGCCGTTCATCCCGCAGTCGCTGCACGGAACGCCGATGCTCGCGGTCGCCGTGTGCTATGCGGGGCCCGTGGAGGACGGACAGCGGGTGGCGCAGCCGCTCGTCTCGTTCGGGCCGCCCGCGGTGGCGCACGTCGGGCCGGTGCCGTATACCATCCTCCAGGGCATGTTCGACGCCAGCGCGCCGCGCGGGATCCATTCGTACTGGAAGACGCACTATGTGGCGGACCTCTCGGACGCCGCGATCGACGCGCTGACCGCGGAGACCGCGAAGATGCGTCCGCTGTCGCCGTTTACGACGCTCCACATCCACCATCTCGAGGGCGCGGTGAGCCGCGTGAATCCCGATGCGACCGCTTTCCGGCACCGCGCACCGCGCTACGCGATGAACGTCGTCGGTCTATGGACCGCCGCCGAACCGGCGGAGCCGCACATCGCGTGGGTGCGCCGGACGTTTGACGCCGTGCAGCCGTTTGCCACGGGCGCCCCGTACCTCAACTTTCTCGGCGACGAGGGGGCCGATCGTGTGCGCGCGGCGTACGGGTCCGAGACCTACGATCGGCTGGCGAAGATCAAGGAACGGTACGATCCGGCGAACTTCTTCCGGGTGAACCAGAACATCCGGCCCGCGGCGCCGGCGCGCGCGTAA
- a CDS encoding metalloregulator ArsR/SmtB family transcription factor: protein MFRALADPTRRRILGLLRGGRRTVGELAGHFRTSRPAISKHLRVLRSAGLVVTRRDGTARICQLNAAPLRTVGAWLQDYQAFWGERLRNLKQYVEETR from the coding sequence GTGTTTCGGGCGCTGGCCGACCCGACCCGCCGGAGAATCCTCGGCCTCCTGCGCGGCGGCCGCCGGACGGTCGGGGAGCTCGCGGGGCATTTTCGGACGAGCCGGCCTGCGATCTCGAAGCACCTGCGGGTGCTGCGCTCCGCGGGCCTGGTGGTCACCCGCCGGGACGGTACCGCGCGGATCTGTCAGTTGAACGCCGCACCGCTGCGCACGGTCGGCGCGTGGCTCCAGGACTATCAGGCGTTCTGGGGCGAGAGGCTCCGCAATCTCAAGCAGTACGTGGAGGAGACGCGATGA
- a CDS encoding SRPBCC domain-containing protein, which translates to MSATRADDTIVEEITIKAPADRIFEALTNPEECMKWWGYKGQFETTHIESDLRPGGRRVMRGTGMGGRPFTVTGVYREIERPRLLVFTWRPDWQGDDTESVVRWDLEEKAGVTTVRVTHSGLATESSRTSHRGWPNILTWLRSHVERAG; encoded by the coding sequence ATGAGTGCAACGCGGGCAGACGACACCATCGTCGAGGAAATCACGATCAAGGCGCCGGCGGACCGGATCTTCGAGGCGCTGACCAACCCCGAGGAATGCATGAAATGGTGGGGGTACAAAGGGCAGTTTGAAACGACGCACATAGAGTCCGACCTCCGCCCCGGCGGCCGGCGGGTGATGCGCGGCACCGGCATGGGCGGGCGGCCGTTCACCGTCACCGGCGTGTACCGCGAGATCGAGCGACCGCGCCTCCTCGTCTTCACGTGGCGTCCCGACTGGCAGGGAGACGACACCGAGAGCGTGGTGCGCTGGGATCTGGAAGAAAAGGCCGGGGTCACGACGGTTCGTGTGACCCACTCGGGGCTTGCGACCGAGAGCTCGCGCACCAGTCATCGCGGCTGGCCGAACATCCTCACCTGGCTGCGGTCGCACGTCGAACGCGCGGGGTAG
- a CDS encoding phosphodiester glycosidase family protein, giving the protein MGGRALPAIVVHAPLSRYRLGVALAGSRVGDNAWLASIAQSSGAACAINGTFFAAYAGETREPYGTLVVNGRLLHLGDFGTRLDVFDNGGMRMARDRLQIRGSLDGRESYPDNWYAYNLNQTPTAATGAFIYTRDRGPSLGFRADLAITAHRGWVVSIEQYRDAPIPEDGFVLALMGREVGVLGWKFRIGQRIDYRAVQDGEPLRTRFSLGAGPRLVDHGAVVSDAVAEGFHDPKITAYRGTRSLIGYTSDRQVLLAVVSGATIPEAAEAARRLGAWDAMNLDDNASSSLICAGNYLVRPGREIANALVLWPVTAP; this is encoded by the coding sequence GTGGGCGGCCGGGCGCTGCCCGCGATCGTGGTCCACGCGCCGTTGTCGCGCTACCGCCTCGGCGTGGCGCTCGCCGGCAGCCGCGTCGGCGACAACGCGTGGCTCGCCTCGATCGCGCAGTCGTCCGGCGCGGCCTGCGCCATCAACGGAACCTTCTTCGCCGCGTACGCCGGCGAGACGCGTGAGCCCTACGGCACGCTCGTCGTCAACGGGCGGCTCCTGCACCTCGGCGACTTCGGCACCCGGCTCGACGTCTTCGACAACGGCGGCATGCGGATGGCCCGTGACCGCCTGCAGATCCGAGGCTCCCTCGACGGCCGCGAGAGTTACCCGGACAACTGGTACGCCTACAATCTCAACCAAACCCCGACGGCCGCGACCGGCGCCTTCATCTATACACGGGACCGCGGTCCGAGCCTCGGGTTCCGGGCCGATCTTGCGATCACGGCCCACCGCGGCTGGGTGGTCTCGATCGAGCAGTACCGCGACGCCCCCATTCCCGAGGACGGCTTCGTGCTGGCGCTGATGGGCCGGGAGGTGGGCGTCCTCGGCTGGAAGTTCCGGATCGGGCAGCGCATCGACTACCGCGCCGTGCAGGACGGCGAGCCGCTTCGCACCCGCTTCAGCCTGGGCGCCGGGCCGAGGCTGGTCGACCACGGCGCCGTCGTTTCCGACGCCGTGGCCGAGGGCTTCCACGATCCCAAAATTACCGCATACCGCGGCACGCGTTCGCTGATCGGCTACACGTCGGACCGGCAGGTCCTGCTCGCCGTCGTGAGCGGCGCCACGATCCCGGAGGCCGCCGAGGCAGCGCGGCGCCTCGGCGCGTGGGACGCGATGAATCTCGACGACAACGCCTCGAGCAGTCTCATCTGCGCCGGCAACTACCTCGTGCGACCCGGCCGGGAGATCGCGAACGCGCTCGTGCTGTGGCCCGTGACGGCGCCGTAG